In Garra rufa chromosome 15, GarRuf1.0, whole genome shotgun sequence, a single genomic region encodes these proteins:
- the kdm2ba gene encoding lysine (K)-specific demethylase 2Ba, producing MAMSLSADDEDYDSDTAEQQRLPNRPKPKMAASTAATTPAATTSSSTATAVKLPSNRTSSGARRRRTRCRKCEACVRTECGECHFCKDMKKFGGPGRMKQSCIMRQCIAPVLPHTAVCVVCGEAGKEDTLDDEDEKFNAMLMECSICNEIVHPNCLKVKDAAGVLSFVFSCNSLACKQKRGPGFKYASNLPGSLLREQKAGRDGREEGDQTSTGASSIKRKSEREETPRLKTEDLPSRLPPLLSPSGLPRPRSEVPNFLRKKRKLFDDDEEEEEASAKKKPKKPWRPEEPLIPKLSHMKTEEEEDNSDEEEDRQEKREPPRRSFKKDYSTVRKEEEHEEERREERDFRSLKEFNTLRKEEDQEEEKEEDDEEEEEDNNGKRGRDSSPALKNISLSLESDASRCSSPRAGPSSEGSETQEKAPRARAKRHRRKPPNRQLSAELSKQLNMEIRRTEHSLANENQQPLKSEPEDSENEEPKRGLRNGTAGNGGGGGGVERGAGGEGGGERPHLRAREMNGTSWELRHFYPPQITPLGLNRSSPTVRPLPARSPPKCVQMERHVIRPPPICPPPDRLPLADGRNHIAPREAWLTIFSHLSHRELCVCMRVCRTWNRWCCDKRLWTHIDLKRCKSITPLMLSGIIRRQPITLDLSWTNISKKQLSWLINRLPGLRVLLLSGCSWVAVSALCTSSCPLLRTLDLQWVEGLKDPQMRDLLSPPTDNRPGQMDTRSKLRNVTDLRLAGLDITDSSLRLIIKNMPLLSRLDLSYCNHINDQSVNLLTAAGTTTRDSLTDVNLSVCNRVTDQSLSYFKRCGSICRIDLRFSKQVSRQACERFIAEMSVIVPFQLQEDKLLQKLHSTP from the exons ATGGCCATGTCACTGAGTGCCGACGATGAGGATTACGACTCGGACACAGCCGAACAg CAACGGCTACCCAACAGACCCAAGCCCAAGATGGCTGCATCAACGGCAGCAACGACTCCGGCGGCGACCACTTCTTCGTCCACTGCAACAGCAGTCAAGCTACCGTCCAATCGAACCTCCTCTGGAGCTCGCCGTAGGCGCACACGATGTCGAAAATGCGAGGCATGTGTGCGGACAGAATGTGGAGAGTGTCACTTCTGTAAGGACATGAAGAAGTTTGGAGGACCTGGTCGAATGAAACAGTCTTGCATTATGAGACAATGTATAGCG CCTGTATTACCGCATACAGCAGTATGTGTGGTGTGTGGTGAAGCTGGTAAAGAAGACACacttgatgatgaagatgaaaaATTTAATGCCATGCTCATGGAGTGCTCTATCTGCAACGAGATTGTCCATCCAAACTGCCTCAAG GTGAAGGATGCAGCTGGGGTA TTGTCTTTTGTATTTTCTTGCAACTCTTTGGCCTGCAAGCAAAAACGGGGCCCAGGCTTTAAGTACGCATCCAACCTGCCAGGCTCCCTGCTGAGGGAGCAGAAAGCAGGACGTGACGGAAGAGAGGAAGGGGACCAGACATCCACAGGTGCTTCATCCATCAAGAGGAAAAGTGAGAGGGAGGAAACTCCCAGGCTGAAGACTGAAGATCTACCCTCTCGTCTTCCCCCACTCTTGAGCCCTAGTGGCCTGCCAAGACCACGATCTGAAGTGCCCAACTTCTTAAGGAAGAAGAGAAAGCTATTtgatgatgatgaagaggaagaggaggCTAGTGCTAAAAAGAAG CCGAAGAAACCCTGGCGGCCTGAAGAGCCTTTGATTCCCAAACTCTCTCACATGAAAACCGAAGAAGAGGAAGACAACTCTGACGAGGAGGAAGATAGGCAGGAGAAGCGAGAACCACCTCGTCGTTCATTTAAGAAAGACTACAGCACAGTGAGAAAAGAGGAAGAGCATGAGGAAGAGAGGAGGGAGGAGAGAGATTTCAGATCCTTAAAGGAGTTCAACACCCTACGGAAAGAGGAAGACCAAGAGGAAGAAAAGGAGGAAGATgatgaagaagaggaggaggacaATAATGGCAAACGAGGCAGAGATAGCAGCCCTGCACTGAAGAACATCTCCTTATCGCTTGAGAGTGACGCATCACGGTGCAGCTCCCCAAGAGCAGGGCCGAGCAGCGAAGGTAGCGAGACGCAAGAGAAGGCACCACGTGCTCGGGCGAAGCGACACCGGCGCAAGCCTCCTAACCGCCAGCTCAGTGCAGAACTTAGCAAGCAGCTCAACATGGAAATCCGTCGCACAGAGCACTCACTGGCCAATGAGAACCAGCAGCCCCTCAAGAGTGAACCCGAAGACAGCGAGAACGAGGAACCAAAAAGAGGCTTACGAAACGGAACTGCAGGGAatggaggaggaggtggaggagtGGAAAGAGGAGCAGGTGGAGAGGGAGGAGGGGAACGACCGCACTTACGGGCAAGGGAGATGAATGGGACATCTTGGGAGCTGCGGCACTTTTACCCTCCTCAGATTACCCCACTAGGCTTGAACCGCAGTTCCCCTACAGTCAGACCACTTCCTGCACGTTCTCCTCCCAAGTGTGTTCAGATGGAGCGCCATGTGATCCGGCCACCTCCTATCTGCCCTCCCCCTGATAGGCTACCACTAGCTGATGGGCGCAATCACATTGCTCCTAGAGAAGCCTGGTTGACTATTTTCAGTCACCTGAGCCATCGTGAACTTTGTGTGTGCATGCGAGTGTGCCGAACATGGAATCGCTG GTGCTGTGACAAGAGATTATGGACTCATATCGATTTGAAGCGTTGTAAGTCCATCACCCCACTGATGCTAAGTGGGATAATTCGCAGGCAGCCCATCACTCTGGACCTGAGCTGGACCAACATCTCCAAAAAGCAATTAAGCTGGCTTATTAACCGATTACCAG GACTGAGGGTACTTCTTTTGTCAGGCTGTTCATGGGTGGCTGTTTCAGCTCTCTGCACATCCAGCTGTCCTTTACTACGTACTCTAGACCTGCAATGGGTGGAGGGGCTCAAAGACCCCCAGATGAGGGACCTACTATCCCCTCCTACTGACAACAGACCAG GTCAGATGGACACACGCAGCAAACTACGGAATGTTACTGACCTGCGCCTGGCTGGTTTGGACATCACGGACAGCTCTCTGCGTCTCATCATTAAAAATATGCCTCTACTCTCCCGTCTGGACTTGAGTTACTGCAACCATATCAATGACCAGTCAGTAAACCTGCTGACTGCTGCGGGGACCACCACTAGAGACTCCTTAACCGACGTCAACCTTTCTG TATGTAACAGGGTCACTGATCAGTCGCTGAGCTACTTCAAACGCTGTGGAAGCATCTGCCGCATCGACCTGCGATTTTCCAAGCAGGTGAGCCGACAGGCATGCGAGCGCTTCATTGCTGAGATGTCAGTCATCGTTCCCTTCCAACTGCAAGAGGATAAACTGCTCCAAAAACTTCACAGCACCCCCTAG
- the rnf34a gene encoding E3 ubiquitin-protein ligase RNF34a isoform X2, whose amino-acid sequence MKAGASSMWASCCGLLNEVMGTGAVRGQQPGFGAGAGPFRFAPTAGYSTYPPTSSSSTSLVCQACRQAFSVFRRRHICCDCKKSFCSLCSVLQENLRRCTTCHLLKGTAFQRPQLMRLRVKDLRQYLTLRNINTDTCREKEDLVDLVLCHQGAESEDDPDTPSLQSRPLYSPPPSIEEPTSPLSALSPTQGEPISRSNSSESTNQDIEDSSSVSLLNLDQTEHTPEVSPQTRRRARASLSDLSSLDDVEQLTVRQLKEILARNFVSFSGCCEKWELVERVRRLYRENEDNRKSMENVSNPITADGCKTQLSNDDNLCRICMDAIIDCVLLECGHMVTCTKCGKRMSECPICRQYVIRAVHVFKS is encoded by the exons ATGAAG GCGGGGGCCTCGTCCATGTGGGCATCATGCTGTGGTCTGCTGAATGAGGTTATGGGTACTGGAGCCGTAAGAGGGCAGCAGCCAGGTTTTGGGGCAGGTGCGGGGCCGTTTCGTTTTGCTCCCACTGCAGGATACTCCACATACCCGCCCACCAGCTCCTCCAGCACCAGTCTGGTGTGTCAGGCCTGTCGACAAGCCTTCTCTGTCTTTAGGAGGAGG CACATCTGTTGTGACTGTAAGAAGAGTTTTTGTTCGCTGTGTTCGGTACTTCAGGAAAACCTGCGCAGATGCACGACTTGTCACCTGCTGAAGGGCACTGCGTTTCAGCGTCCGCAGCTCATGCGTCTGCGTGTTAAAGACTTGCGGCAGTACCTCACGTTACGCAACATTAACACTGATACCTGCAG GGAGAAGGAGGATCTTGTGGACTTGGTGCTTTGCCATCAAGGGGCAGAAAGTGAGGATGATCCAGACACACCCTCTCTGCAGTCACGCCCCCTGTATAGCCCACCGCCTTCAATTGAAGAGCCCACTTCCCCTCTCTCAGCACTCTCTCCGACTCAAGGAGAACCAATCAGTAGGAGCAACAGCTCAGAGTCCACCAATCAG GATATTGAGGACTCCTCTTCAGTCTCACTACTTAACCTTGACCAGACAGAACACACACCTGAG GTTAGTCCTCAGACGCGGCGGCGGGCTAGAGCTTCTCTGTCAGATCTGTCCTCTCTTGATGACGTGGAGCAGCTGACCGTACGGCAGCTAAAGGAGATCCTGGCGAGGAACTTTGTCAGCTTCTCCGGCTGCTGTGAAAAGTGGGAGCTGGTGGAGCGTGTCAGGAGGCTTTACAGGGAGAACGAGGACAATCGCAAATCTA TGGAAAATGTGAGCAACCCCATCACTGCAG ATGGTTGCAAGACCCAGTTATCAAATGACGACAACCTGTGTCGCATCTGTATGGACGCGATAATCGACTGTGTGCTGCTGGAGTGTGGTCACATGGTCACCTGCACTAAATGCGGGAAGCGCATGAGCGAATGCCCTATCTGCAGACAGTATGTTATCAGGGCTGTGCATGTTTTCAAGTCTTAA
- the rnf34a gene encoding E3 ubiquitin-protein ligase RNF34a isoform X1 — protein MKAGASSMWASCCGLLNEVMGTGAVRGQQPGFGAGAGPFRFAPTAGYSTYPPTSSSSTSLVCQACRQAFSVFRRRHICCDCKKSFCSLCSVLQENLRRCTTCHLLKGTAFQRPQLMRLRVKDLRQYLTLRNINTDTCREKEDLVDLVLCHQGAESEDDPDTPSLQSRPLYSPPPSIEEPTSPLSALSPTQGEPISRSNSSESTNQDIEDSSSVSLLNLDQTEHTPEVSPQTRRRARASLSDLSSLDDVEQLTVRQLKEILARNFVSFSGCCEKWELVERVRRLYRENEDNRKSMENVSNPITAVVAYPPPICNGGIGDGCKTQLSNDDNLCRICMDAIIDCVLLECGHMVTCTKCGKRMSECPICRQYVIRAVHVFKS, from the exons ATGAAG GCGGGGGCCTCGTCCATGTGGGCATCATGCTGTGGTCTGCTGAATGAGGTTATGGGTACTGGAGCCGTAAGAGGGCAGCAGCCAGGTTTTGGGGCAGGTGCGGGGCCGTTTCGTTTTGCTCCCACTGCAGGATACTCCACATACCCGCCCACCAGCTCCTCCAGCACCAGTCTGGTGTGTCAGGCCTGTCGACAAGCCTTCTCTGTCTTTAGGAGGAGG CACATCTGTTGTGACTGTAAGAAGAGTTTTTGTTCGCTGTGTTCGGTACTTCAGGAAAACCTGCGCAGATGCACGACTTGTCACCTGCTGAAGGGCACTGCGTTTCAGCGTCCGCAGCTCATGCGTCTGCGTGTTAAAGACTTGCGGCAGTACCTCACGTTACGCAACATTAACACTGATACCTGCAG GGAGAAGGAGGATCTTGTGGACTTGGTGCTTTGCCATCAAGGGGCAGAAAGTGAGGATGATCCAGACACACCCTCTCTGCAGTCACGCCCCCTGTATAGCCCACCGCCTTCAATTGAAGAGCCCACTTCCCCTCTCTCAGCACTCTCTCCGACTCAAGGAGAACCAATCAGTAGGAGCAACAGCTCAGAGTCCACCAATCAG GATATTGAGGACTCCTCTTCAGTCTCACTACTTAACCTTGACCAGACAGAACACACACCTGAG GTTAGTCCTCAGACGCGGCGGCGGGCTAGAGCTTCTCTGTCAGATCTGTCCTCTCTTGATGACGTGGAGCAGCTGACCGTACGGCAGCTAAAGGAGATCCTGGCGAGGAACTTTGTCAGCTTCTCCGGCTGCTGTGAAAAGTGGGAGCTGGTGGAGCGTGTCAGGAGGCTTTACAGGGAGAACGAGGACAATCGCAAATCTA TGGAAAATGTGAGCAACCCCATCACTGCAG TGGTAGCTTATCCTCCTCCAATCTGCAATGGTGGAATCGGAG ATGGTTGCAAGACCCAGTTATCAAATGACGACAACCTGTGTCGCATCTGTATGGACGCGATAATCGACTGTGTGCTGCTGGAGTGTGGTCACATGGTCACCTGCACTAAATGCGGGAAGCGCATGAGCGAATGCCCTATCTGCAGACAGTATGTTATCAGGGCTGTGCATGTTTTCAAGTCTTAA
- the rnf34a gene encoding E3 ubiquitin-protein ligase RNF34a isoform X3, with protein MKAGASSMWASCCGLLNEVMGTGAVRGQQPGFGAGAGPFRFAPTAGYSTYPPTSSSSTSLVCQACRQAFSVFRRRHICCDCKKSFCSLCSVLQENLRRCTTCHLLKGTAFQRPQLMRLRVKDLRQYLTLRNINTDTCREKEDLVDLVLCHQGAESEDDPDTPSLQSRPLYSPPPSIEEPTSPLSALSPTQGEPISRSNSSESTNQDIEDSSSVSLLNLDQTEHTPEVSPQTRRRARASLSDLSSLDDVEQLTVRQLKEILARNFVSFSGCCEKWELVERVRRLYRENEDNRKSNGCKTQLSNDDNLCRICMDAIIDCVLLECGHMVTCTKCGKRMSECPICRQYVIRAVHVFKS; from the exons ATGAAG GCGGGGGCCTCGTCCATGTGGGCATCATGCTGTGGTCTGCTGAATGAGGTTATGGGTACTGGAGCCGTAAGAGGGCAGCAGCCAGGTTTTGGGGCAGGTGCGGGGCCGTTTCGTTTTGCTCCCACTGCAGGATACTCCACATACCCGCCCACCAGCTCCTCCAGCACCAGTCTGGTGTGTCAGGCCTGTCGACAAGCCTTCTCTGTCTTTAGGAGGAGG CACATCTGTTGTGACTGTAAGAAGAGTTTTTGTTCGCTGTGTTCGGTACTTCAGGAAAACCTGCGCAGATGCACGACTTGTCACCTGCTGAAGGGCACTGCGTTTCAGCGTCCGCAGCTCATGCGTCTGCGTGTTAAAGACTTGCGGCAGTACCTCACGTTACGCAACATTAACACTGATACCTGCAG GGAGAAGGAGGATCTTGTGGACTTGGTGCTTTGCCATCAAGGGGCAGAAAGTGAGGATGATCCAGACACACCCTCTCTGCAGTCACGCCCCCTGTATAGCCCACCGCCTTCAATTGAAGAGCCCACTTCCCCTCTCTCAGCACTCTCTCCGACTCAAGGAGAACCAATCAGTAGGAGCAACAGCTCAGAGTCCACCAATCAG GATATTGAGGACTCCTCTTCAGTCTCACTACTTAACCTTGACCAGACAGAACACACACCTGAG GTTAGTCCTCAGACGCGGCGGCGGGCTAGAGCTTCTCTGTCAGATCTGTCCTCTCTTGATGACGTGGAGCAGCTGACCGTACGGCAGCTAAAGGAGATCCTGGCGAGGAACTTTGTCAGCTTCTCCGGCTGCTGTGAAAAGTGGGAGCTGGTGGAGCGTGTCAGGAGGCTTTACAGGGAGAACGAGGACAATCGCAAATCTA ATGGTTGCAAGACCCAGTTATCAAATGACGACAACCTGTGTCGCATCTGTATGGACGCGATAATCGACTGTGTGCTGCTGGAGTGTGGTCACATGGTCACCTGCACTAAATGCGGGAAGCGCATGAGCGAATGCCCTATCTGCAGACAGTATGTTATCAGGGCTGTGCATGTTTTCAAGTCTTAA
- the anapc5 gene encoding anaphase-promoting complex subunit 5: MASVHESLYFNPMMTNGVVHANIFGIKDWVTPYKIAVLALLYEMSITKPMALLDRRRLNKLILPLQQGPDLTLEQFLKIVEECCLHMVNAVKLRLFMMADRELQDMEHFFTILPNAFSDSEAFKTSVVGLFMRQMLLAYNKLSFSQVYKLYKSLQQYCRRSNLPEPFALPAEDMELTSNEDPSAEHVDKVELDTPSLHQSELRSDETRGPLSQKQAEYFLARQAYLLKNDENKAMSPAKLQDELNNILKFNPDFAEAHYLSYLNSVRVQDIYISTHSLLHYFDRLILSGGEGKSNGDEGYGRSLRYAVLNLATLHCRFGHYQQADLALQEAIRIAQEANDHVCLQHCLSWLYTLEQMKGSDSVVLTEDSVKIAAHFCLPYLASLGIQSLVQQGAKQGMPANKLLDALRGTDIMHWKQSLSELIEISLAQTTSIWRMYGKSTMARQQAQLLLNMNSLEPVNFSVQQNNTEAFAVALCHLAELHAEQGLYAIVSDIMKHLKQQFPPHTQHAKLWMLCDLKIQCEKAMNDGKYHLAEPHVTAISALNSTEGLYRKAQLLKALNQTTEASKIIQQLQQQCEKSKNTEMIIRVMLASAELHWDSSDFASALPLLLQALALSRQHNLQSLTSETLLHLAFTQLMLGIPEQALVLVQDVLESVLAHGSLIDKGRALLLAARCQMALAGAAAQEHRLTAVELAVHTLDEAAVYFSQLDCKERMRDIHYLQARLHHTLGNISQRNKCAMLFRLLDQELPSSGMTVVNRL, translated from the exons ATGGCCAGTGTGCATGAAAGTTTGTATTTCAACCCCATGATGACAAATGGGGTTGTTCATGCCAATATCTTCGGTATAAAGGATTGGGTGACTCCATACAAGATTGCTGTATTAGCTTTACTGTATGAAATGTCCATAACGAAACCAATGGCACTTCTAGACAGAAGACGATTAAACAAACTCATCCTACCTTTACAACAG GGTCCAGATTTGACTCTGGAGCAGTTTCTGAAGATAGTAGAGGAGTGCTGTCTTCACATGGTCAATGCTGTGAAACTCAG GTTGTTTATGATGGCTGAtcgagaattgcaagatatggaGCATTTTTTTACTATCCTGCCCAATGCCTTCAGTGACTCAGAAGCATTCAAAACTAGTGTTGTTG GTCTGTTTATGCGTCAGATGCTGCTGGCTTACAACAAATTGTCCTTTAGTCAGGTGTATAAGTTGTACAAGTCCCTGCAGCAGTATTGCCGTCGTAGCAATCTGCCCGAACCGTTCGCTCTGCCGGCCGAAGACATGGAGCTGACGAGCAATGAGGATCCCAGCGCTGAACACGTAGACAAAGTCGAGCTGGACACGCCATCTCTACACCAGTCCGAACTGAG ATCTGACGAGACCCGAGGTCCTTTATCTCAAAAGCAAGCAGAATACTTCCTTGCACGACAG gcgTACCTCCTTAAAAACGATGAAAACAAAGCCATGTCGCCGGCTAAACTACAGGACGAGCTCAACAACATTCTCAAATTCAATCCTGACTTTGCTGAAGCG CATTACCTCAGCTATCTGAACAGCGTGCGAGTGCAGGATATCTACATCTCCACTCACAGCCTGCTGCACTACTTTGACCGCCTCATTCTTTCCGGTGGAGAGGGGAAGAGCAACGGAGATGAAGGCTATGGCCGCAGTTTGCGTTATGCTGTTCTAAATCTGGCAACCTTGCATTGTCGCTTCGGACACTA TCAACAGGCTGATTTGGCTCTGCAGGAAGCGATCCGCATTGCGCAGGAAGCAAATGACCATGTGTGTCTTCAACACTGTTTG AGTTGGCTCTACACACTAGAACAGATGAAAGGATCTGATAGTGTGGTATTAACTGAAGATTCTGTGAAAATTGCAGCTCACTTTTGTCTCCCT TATTTGGCATCTCTAGGCATTCAGTCTCTGGTCCAGCAGGGGGCAAAACAGGGCATGCCGGCCAACAAGCTGCTGGACGCCCTGCGAGGAACCGACATCATGCACTGGAAGCAAAGCCTGTCTGAGCTGATAGAAATCAGCCTGGCACAGACCACCTCTATATGGAGGATGTATGGCAAAAG CACTATggcacggcagcaggctcagctCCTGTTGAACATGAACAGTCTGGAGCCGGTGAACTTTAGCGTACAGCAGAACAACACTGAGGCCTTTGCCGTCGCTCTCTGCCATCTGGCTGAACTCCATGCTGAGCAG GGGCTTTATGCTATTGTGAGTGACATCATGAAACACTTGAAGCAGCAGTTTCCTCCTCATACCCAACATGCCAAA CTGTGGATGCTGTGTGATCTGAAAATTCAGTGTGAGAAGGCTATGAATGATGGGAAATACCACTTGGCTGAACCCCATGTCACAGCTATCTCTGCGTTAAACAGCACTGAGGGATTGTACAG GAAAGCGCAGTTGCTGAAAGCTCTGAATCAAACAACTGAAGCCTCCAAGATTATCCAGCAGCTGCAGCAGCAGTGTGAGAAGAGCAAGAACACAGAGATGATTATCAG GGTGATGCTGGCCTCTGCAGAACTTCACTGGGACTCGTCTGATTTTGCGTCAGCTCTGCCGTTACTTTTACAGGCTCTTGCTCTGTCACGCCAGCACAACCTGCAGAGCTTGACCTCAGAGACGCTGTTACACCTGGCATTTACACAG CTGATGTTAGGGATCCCTGAGCAGGCTCTTGTACTGGTGCAGGACGTGTTGGAGTCGGTTTTGGCTCACGGGTCTCTGATAGACAAAGGCAgagctctgctgctggctgctcGCTGTCAGATGGCTTTAGCAGGAGCTGCTGCACAGGAACACAGACTGACTG CTGTTGAACTAGCTGTGCACACTTTGGATGAGGCAGCTGTGTATTTCTCTCAGCTTGACTGTAAAGAGCGTATGAGAGACATACACTACTTACAGGCACGCTTGCATCACACTCTAGGCAACATCTCTCAACGTAACAAATGTGCCATGCTCTTCCGCCTGCTGGATCAGGAGCTGCCGTCGTCTGGGATGACTGTGGTCAATCGTCTTTAG